In the Archocentrus centrarchus isolate MPI-CPG fArcCen1 chromosome 11, fArcCen1, whole genome shotgun sequence genome, GGTATGAGCACACACGGCCAGGCTTATCAAAACGAACACGCTCGCCCTCGCTCGGCGAGTTTTCGTCCACATCTCGCGATGGTTACGGAGCGGTGGCGTTGTTCGGGCGAGCCGACGACGAGACCTATCTGTCTGGAAATTTGTCTCGTGGATTAGACTCAAATATATTCCGCGTATTTAGACAGTATTTGTATGTCCAGCAGGCTAGTCGTTTCACGTTTTAACACACGTCGGAGTTAGTTTCCTGAATCACTCTGGTGAGTTTCGCTAACTGTGTTTGCTCGTGAACGGCGCGTGTGTGCTTGATTTGCGAAAGGTGTCTTTCTGCCCGGTGAGGCCTTCGTATGTAAGCTCGTTAGCCAGCCAGAAAGCTAGCTATtatcactgtttttttgtttttgtttgctttttcccGAGGGCGAGAAAACCTATTCGGGGATCATGCTTGGCCAAAATGCTATAAAATCTATTCAGCGTTACCTTCTTTTAGAAGAGGCTCTTATGGAATTAAAAGCAAGTGGACGTAAAttcataaaaagaaaagcattcaTCTAGCTGGCTAGCAGGCTGCATGTGAAGGGGGGCGGGACTGTGTGGCTGTCCGTGTTTTCTTTAAGTGACCAGGTTGTTGTACAATATAATGTGTCCACGCCGATTATAGGTATCAAACTGTATTTGTAAGAATTGCAATTCTGGTGAGGCCCGTTTAAAATTATAAAGCTTGGAAATTAATATGATTGACAACAGTCGAGTTAGTGACAGGAGCAGAAATCTAGTTTAGGAGCCATCCATCCTGatatttattgatgtttttaagctaaataacataagaaccattaaaattaaagtgtttttctttgctctatTAAAGGATAATGGCTGCTGCTGAGGTGAACGGTAGTTCTGCCCCGgtaaaggaggaggaagagcccATGGATGTGACTacgacacacacagagaactaCCAGACCCTCCTTGATGCTGGGCTGCCCCAGAAAGTAGCTGAAAGTCTAGATAATATCTTCCAGACAGGTGAGTGGCTGTACATTTGTTTTCACTACAAGAATAATATATACCTGTTTTTCTGTACTTGAACCTGATTGTGAACTTGCCTTGTACCCATAGGCCTGGTGGCGTACGTTGACCTGGACGAAAGGGCTATCGATGCACTGCGGGAGTTCAATGAGGAGGGGGCCCTTACTGTGCTGCAGCAGTTCAAAGAAAGCGACCTGTCCCACGTACAGGTATCCACATgtgaaaagaataaatatatgcATACCTCTTTGCCCTTGAGAGGAGTTTTATCTTGACACAAAAAGTTGCACATGATGATATCTCATTTGTTTCTAATATAGAATAAAAGTGCTTTCCTTTGTGGAGTCATGAAGACctacagacagagagaaaaacaaggaAGTAAAGTACAAGAGTCCACCAAGGGCCCAGATGAGGCAAAAATAAAGGTAAACAAAGTCATTTGACTATGCTGTTTTGTGCAGAGGGTCAGAATGAATGTCATATCAACGCCTCTGCAGCCGCTGCTCAAttagtgtttgttttgtatgtgtgtatgtgtttcagGCTCTGTTGGAGCgcacagggtacaccctggatgtCACTACTGGCCAGAGAAAATATGGGGGTCCTCCACCTGAGGACGTTTTCAAAGGCACTCATCCAGGCAGTGGAACTGAGGTAGAGAAGTGATTGAGAGATCAAACCTCTGTTATGATTTCcaaggctgttttttttaaaatatttgagtaATAATTATAAAGTCTTAAGCTGCAGTGTTTTCCAACCCTTTACACTCacgtacattttttttcctgctctccttctTCAGGTTTTTGTTGGAAAAATCCCGAGGGATTTGTATGAAGATGAGCTGGTGCCGCTCTTTGAGTCTGCTGGTCCCATCTGGGACCTCAGGTTAATGATGGACCCACTATCTGGTCAGAACAGAGGTTATGCCTTCATCACATACTGCAATAAGGATGATGCACAGAAGGCTGTGAAGCTTGTAAGTGGCGTAGCGGGAAATATCAGTACATAATTAAACAGCTCAGGGAGATTACCTTTTTGTGAAATGGACTGATTACCTTAAAGGAAAGTGAAATATATTATGCTTCAAAATGTTGCTTGCAATTTTCAATTCCTTTCCCTCATTTTTTAactcttctgttttatttttacagtgtgaTAACCATGAAATCCGCCCCGGCAAGTACTTGGGAGTTTGTATATCTGTTGCAAACAACCGCCTGTTTGTCGGATCAAttccaaagaacaaaacaagagAAAGTATATTGGAAGACTTTGGCAAAGTGACAGGTTTGTTTATAGCGTGcaggattttgtttgttttagggactcatttaaataaatcctgTCCTTTAAATTATGATACAACTACTGTTGTGATAGTCAGATTTTATTGTTTACCTAACAGAGGGTCTCCAAGAGGTGATATTGTACCACCAGCCAGATGACAAGAAGAAGAATCGTGGTTTCTGTTTCCTGGAGTACGAGGACCACAAGTCCGCAGCACAGGCTCGCCGTCGCCTGATGAGTGGCAAGGTCAAAGTGTGGGGGAACCCAGTCACTGTGGAGTGGGCTGACCCTGTAGCTGAGCCAGACCCAGAGGTCATGGCCAAGGTTAGCAATTTTAGTGTCTcattaggggtggctgtagctcagtaggtagagcaggtcacctactgatcggaaggtcagcggttcgattcctggctactccaggctacatgccaatgtatccttgggcaagatacttaaccccaagttgctctccgaccgttctgtcggagtatgaatgtgtgtgaatgttagttaattaaaaagcacttagcttagtaaaaaaaaacatggaagtgcttgtatgaatgggagtgcatgggtaaatgtaaaaacgtgttgtataagcgctttgagtgctctgactgagtagaaaagcgctatataagaactagtccatttaccatttaccattcaagACACACCAAGCACGCTCTACAGTGTAACAAACATATTGCTTTTCTGTTATTGCAGGTAAAAGTGCTTTTTGTGAGGAAGCTGGCTACAGCAGTGACTGAAGAGCTTCTTGAAAAGACCTTCTCCCAGTTTGGAAAGCTGGAACGAGTGAAGAAATTGAAAGACTACGCTTTTGTCCATTTTGAAGAAAGGGATGCTGCCGTAAAGGTGAGTTTCTTATCCTCTGGTCAAAGCAATTTGCCTGTGTGATAATTCTGTGATTTATAATTGATGGATTTCTTTGTTTGATTAGGCAATGGAGGAGATGAATGGGAAGGAACTGGGAGGAGAAGAAATTGAAATTGTCCTGGCAAAGCCCCCAGACAAGAAGAGGAAAGAGCGCCAAGCAGCTCGGCAGACTACCAGAAATGCAGGGTGAGTCAAAGGCATATGACTGGTCAGCTGCTGACGTCTTCTCATGTAAGGAATCTTAATTTAACCAAGTAATATCCTCTTCTTTTCCAGGTATGACGACTACTACTATTACCCACCTCCACGCATGCCTCCGCCAGGCCGAGGTAGGGGTCGCGGTGGCCGAGGGGGCTATGCCTATCCACCAGATTACTATGGCTATGATGACTACTATGATGACTACTATGGCTACGACTATCATGACTACCGTGGTGGCTATGAAGACCCTTACTACGGCTACGAAGATGTGTACAGCATGAGGGGCCGTGGTACTCGTCCCAGCAGGGGCGGGCCACCTCCTCCTAGGGCTCGTGGAGCTCCACCGGCACGAGGCCGCGGTGGTTACGCCCAAAGAGGGCCGCCCCTCGGTGGTCCGAGGGGTGGCCGAGGAGGGCGGGGTGCCCCTTTCCAGCCTCAGAGGGGCCGTGGTCCTCGCGGGGCCAGGGGCAATCGCGGCGGAAACGTCGGCGGAAAGAGGAAGGCAGACGTGTTTAACCAACCTGACTCCAAGCGCCGCCAGACCAACAACCAACAGAACTGGGGGTCCCAGCCCATCGCCCAGCAGCCCCTGCAGCAAGGGGCCGACTATTCCGGTAACTATGGTTACAGTAATGACACCATGGAGTTTTCACAGGATTCTTATGGGCAGCAGTGGAAGTAGAT is a window encoding:
- the LOC115787825 gene encoding heterogeneous nuclear ribonucleoprotein R isoform X2, whose amino-acid sequence is MAAAEVNGSSAPVKEEEEPMDVTTTHTENYQTLLDAGLPQKVAESLDNIFQTGLVAYVDLDERAIDALREFNEEGALTVLQQFKESDLSHVQNKSAFLCGVMKTYRQREKQGSKVQESTKGPDEAKIKALLERTGYTLDVTTGQRKYGGPPPEDVFKGTHPGSGTEVFVGKIPRDLYEDELVPLFESAGPIWDLRLMMDPLSGQNRGYAFITYCNKDDAQKAVKLCDNHEIRPGKYLGVCISVANNRLFVGSIPKNKTRESILEDFGKVTEGLQEVILYHQPDDKKKNRGFCFLEYEDHKSAAQARRRLMSGKVKVWGNPVTVEWADPVAEPDPEVMAKVKVLFVRKLATAVTEELLEKTFSQFGKLERVKKLKDYAFVHFEERDAAVKAMEEMNGKELGGEEIEIVLAKPPDKKRKERQAARQTTRNAGYDDYYYYPPPRMPPPGRGRGRGGRGGYAYPPDYYGYDDYYDDYYGYDYHDYRGGYEDPYYGYEDVYSMRGRGTRPSRGGPPPPRARGAPPARGRGGYAQRGPPLGGPRGGRGGRGAPFQPQRGRGPRGARGNRGGNVGGKRKADVFNQPDSKRRQTNNQQNWGSQPIAQQPLQQGADYSGGEALRAAPLE
- the LOC115787825 gene encoding heterogeneous nuclear ribonucleoprotein R isoform X1 — translated: MAAAEVNGSSAPVKEEEEPMDVTTTHTENYQTLLDAGLPQKVAESLDNIFQTGLVAYVDLDERAIDALREFNEEGALTVLQQFKESDLSHVQNKSAFLCGVMKTYRQREKQGSKVQESTKGPDEAKIKALLERTGYTLDVTTGQRKYGGPPPEDVFKGTHPGSGTEVFVGKIPRDLYEDELVPLFESAGPIWDLRLMMDPLSGQNRGYAFITYCNKDDAQKAVKLCDNHEIRPGKYLGVCISVANNRLFVGSIPKNKTRESILEDFGKVTEGLQEVILYHQPDDKKKNRGFCFLEYEDHKSAAQARRRLMSGKVKVWGNPVTVEWADPVAEPDPEVMAKVKVLFVRKLATAVTEELLEKTFSQFGKLERVKKLKDYAFVHFEERDAAVKAMEEMNGKELGGEEIEIVLAKPPDKKRKERQAARQTTRNAGYDDYYYYPPPRMPPPGRGRGRGGRGGYAYPPDYYGYDDYYDDYYGYDYHDYRGGYEDPYYGYEDVYSMRGRGTRPSRGGPPPPRARGAPPARGRGGYAQRGPPLGGPRGGRGGRGAPFQPQRGRGPRGARGNRGGNVGGKRKADVFNQPDSKRRQTNNQQNWGSQPIAQQPLQQGADYSGNYGYSNDTMEFSQDSYGQQWK